CTGACTTTTCTAGAAAGTTCAACTATTTGGGTTAAGAGTGTAGTTTAAGCATTGACAATGTACAATGTTTCACCtaactgaccgttaccagtttgtgaatattaataaacagctttcacaagtcagcccagtaaagtatggggtgcctcaaggatcgattacaggccctttgctgtttacaatatacatgctGTCACTTGGAGACAATTTTAGAAGACACTTCAATgtagatgatactcaattatgtATTTCAGCTAAACCTGATGAAccgtctgaactgtctaagctaactgagtgtattaaagatggTAAAAACTGGATGACCAACAAATTTCTTCTCTTAAATTTAGACAGAAGTATTaattattgggcctaaatccagaacacagcagatctcacaactcaacCTGCAATTAGAGAGATACAAAGTTAGCATTAGCTCTCctgtaaaagatctgggtgttatattagacagcagtttaacttttgaaaatcatatctccCATGACACAAAACAGCCTTCTTTTATCAGAGAAATATCGCTAAgctacgaaatatgctatccatctcagacaCAGAAAAGCTAGTGAATGTATTTTTTGAAtgtatttctatatgttttaacagtgtattttaatagtggcagattatacagtgattatatagtgattacataataaaagttcctCTATAATTCTCCTAAACTAGTTCATGTTTTTATGACTtttagactggattactgtaatgctctgtttgcggctgcccagcatcctctattaacaaacttcagttagtacaaaatgcagctgccagagttcttaccaggtctaaaaatatgatcatatcaccccaattttatcctccttacactggctgcctgttaagttctgtattgattataaaatattgcttcttacctataaagctttaaataatctagctcctgtttatctaaccaaccttttgtctcgctacaatccaacccgctctttaagatctcaaaacttctGGTAGCACCTACAATAGCAAaatccactaaaggaggtcaagccttctcatttatggctcctaaacgttggaatagccttcctgataatgtccgaggctcagacacataCAAAACTAGATAAGTTCAAAACTGGATTAAAGACCAATCTTTTTAGCAAAGCCTACACACAATGCACAGCTGCtacactaattattttctttattctctatttccacctgaaGATACTAATCCTGATTATGCAGAGATTAATCAGACCTgagaagagatgatgccaaggtatccataatcctggaccaggccatgtCCTGAGCTGTTGCTGTGCTCCATGTgccatggaggagtggagaggtTGAGACTGATTTCTGAAAGACCTCAGTGACAGAAGAGTCTTTGCATTGATCTCGTGGGCCAGCCTGATCCCCGgccagtgacctactcacacctgcagcttctccacaatgaatgtccagcgttctccagcctccagcacctagactgcagctctgcacaggaagtttggccagaggtgAAATGGTCctacccaactgagcctggtttccctCTAGgcttttttccccttcactttcgtcaattggtgacgTTTGTTCTTCgtcactgtcaccactggcttgtttGGTTGGGTCTTGTGGAGCTGCGATGGATTTGCtcatcagtgtttggactttcagcagtgaaatttaaaaccacactgaactagactgaacttcaacactgaaaactggactgacacagttttagttttaatttactagaacttttatgtcaagctgctttgacacaatctacattgtaaaaagcacaagcgaaataaacatgaattgaattgaatttaatttaattatcagTTTAAAATATAGGGATACCCAAAATCAAATACAAGCATTCCTTGAACCGTCAGTTTATCTGCATATAGTTGgtcttttcaaattatttttgtcACATTTCACACTTTTTTTCTGGTAATTTTAGGTTATGGTAATTTGGCTAATTAAAGAAAAGAGGctaattaaacaaaatttaaaaacagatttagACAACAAAACAAATATGAACATGCAACATGGATGACCTTGAAGATATACAGTACAGTTGTTTTtagctttaataaaaaacaagagtaaatacatttttatttctttcccACCCCCCTTCGATTTCTTTCAAATTAAGCTGCTGTTGATTACAAAGTTAAAacctgttggaaaaaaaaaagagattgcaGAATCAGAAATCAAAAAACAAGGCAATAATTACACTGCGTAACATTGACATAACAGAAAATACATACGTCTGTCTTACTAAATGCCCAATAAACATGCACTGCAATCTAATAATTAAAACCAATGATTTTTTGTATCAAATCAAATCCTGGAAAGTCCATCGCTATAATCCCAAAACAACCCTTcggattttgtttagaaatgccACTGAGATGACCATACAGCCAAGGGTTGATTTCTTTTGCCACATGGTTTGGAGTGTTCCATATGATCAACAGAGGCAAGCCTGTGCCGCTGGAATAGCTCAGCACAGCCCTATTAGTTTTAAGTGCACCTAAAGCCTGTTTCAGATGCTCAGTAATTTtatcttcctttttttttattctaaatactTTATAGTCACCCTTTTGATCAGTTTCAAGCAGAGGGATTCCCAGTTTAAAGCTGTTTTTCTGAACAAAAACAATCTTTCCTCTTACCTCTCTAATTTGTGGAATTCTCTCACTAACCCAACAGCCAGGATCATTTTTAAGCTGATGTATAACATTTTCTGGAAATCTGCCCCTTGACTTAACATGCTTGACTCTGATCAACACCGTCTCAGTTTCATACTGAGACAAAAATCTCTTTGTTGTGTCGAAAACTTCAGCAAATGTTGTTAACTGGGGAATCCAACCATGCACAATTTTCAGGTTCTTTCCCTTCACTCTCAAGTCTATGTAGCGTATGCCAGCCTTTAGCTGGTTCTCCAGTGACCACGACTGACATT
This sequence is a window from Danio rerio strain Tuebingen ecotype United States chromosome 16, GRCz12tu, whole genome shotgun sequence. Protein-coding genes within it:
- the LOC100150707 gene encoding 1-phosphatidylinositol phosphodiesterase-like; the encoded protein is MKMGVTGAVFCVLMLLLHKSFQQQAFNDKATLNLPPSYRVGWMETLDDEKLISEVNIPGTHETMALLKIPGSQCQSWSLENQLKAGIRYIDLRVKGKNLKIVHGWIPQLTTFAEVFDTTKRFLSQYETETVLIRVKHVKSRGRFPENVIHQLKNDPGCWVSERIPQIREVRGKIVFVQKNSFKLGIPLLETDQKGDYKVFRIKKKEDKITEHLKQALGALKTNRAVLSYSSGTGLPLLIIWNTPNHVAKEINPWLYGHLSGISKQNPKGCFGIIAMDFPGFDLIQKIIGFNY